GTTCTGAGAACTCAAATCAACTTTATAAAAAAGATGGCCAACATCATAATTCGCCTCCCCTATAGTTTCGGTTATCGTGTTCTGTACTTCCCCATTTAAGACAGTATTAGGTGCTTGGCCATTTAAAAATGAACTGTAGGGGTCATTAGCCGCATCGGTAAAAATGATGAGGTCATTGTTAGGCACTAGTTCCAAAGTAACGCCCAAATCTGTTTCAAAAACTTCGTTTATACGGGTTAAGGTAGCATTGATCGCAGCAAGGGCACCAGCTACCGTACCGCCATGAAAATCCGTGTATTCTCCAGACGCTGAAACGGCAATTCTAAACCTTCTTAGCTCTTGGTCGGCCACTAATGGGCTGATTGTCTTACCGACAAGTGAACTTGACTTTTCGGTATTACAAACAAAACCGTCCTTACCGGCAGCACTTTCGCCTTTTTTATAGACAACGTACATGTCGCTTTTATTGGACAGTTGCTCCATGAATACAGTCTCATGAGTGTCCACATCAACAATCATGCTTTGCAATCCTTTGGGTGAACTGCTTAGCCTCACCCTGTGTTTTCCATCTAAACTTAAACCTGAAAACGATTTTATATTCGGATATTTTTTTGCCAGATCTGGATGAAAGACTGAAGTTTCCCTTAAAGCAAAAGACACTATTTCTCCATCATAGTTTGGAAGGTCAATAACCTGACTTTGGTTTTTAAAGGCAGGAACAGATTTGATTTTTTGAGAAAAACTCTGGGTATCTAGTGTAAATACAGCTTCGGCTTTTCCTATACTTTGAATTGAAGGACTTTTGAAACTGGATTCTGCCGTTACGGATTTCCAGTAACCTTGTTGTGCGTAAGTGTAAAAGCAGGTAAAAAATATGGTTATTGCGAAAACAAGATGTAATTTAGCTTTCATAGATAAGGGCATAGTCAATTTCAAAAATAGCCTTTTTTATTTTCTTGGTTTAGTGGAAACATTTAAGGGTATCTCTCACTTTATAGACAATACATTTCAAACAGCTGTGACCATTGGCACTTTTGATGGAGTACACCTTGGTCATAGCAAGATATTGGAACGCCTCATAAATAATGCCAAAACTTCTGGTCTAAAAGCCACAGTACTTACATTTTTTCCGCATCCCAGAATGGTTTTACAAAAAGATACGGACATCAAGTTATTGAATACACTGGATGAAAAAATGGAAAAAATGGAAAGTCTAGGTCTTGATTACCTAATAGTACATCCATTCACCAAAGACTTTTCCAGGCTTTCCGCTACGGAATTCGTGCGGGATGTTTTGGTCAACCAGCTAAAAACAAAAAAAATCATTATTGGGTATGACCATAGGTTTGGCAGAAATCGTAATGCCAACATTCAAGATTTAATGACCTTTGGAAACACATTGGATTTTGAAGTGGAGGAAATCCCCGCACAGGAAATCGATGATGTCTCCGTTAGTTCAACAAAAATCAGGAATGCACTTTTGGAGGGTGATATAGAAACGGCAAATAGTTATCTAAATTACCCTTACATGTTAACGGGTACCATAAAAAAAGGAAAAGGACTGGGAAAGCAATTTGGTTTTCCGACCGCTAACCTTCATATACCTGAAGCCTATAAGCTTATTCCAAAAAATGGTGTCTACGTTGCAAAGAGCACGTTAAATAACAAAGAATACTTTGGGATGATGAACATTGGGTTCAACCCGACCGTATCAGGTACAGAAAAGAGTATCGAAATCAATTTTTTTGATTTTGAGGGAAGCCTTTACGATACAAAGATTCAAGTCAACATTCTACATCGCATTAGGGATGAGCATAAATTCGATTCCGTTGAGGAACTAAGAAAACAACTTAAGAGGGACAGAGAAACTTCGTTAACCTTAATTTCCAAGTAAAGTGCTCAATCAATTTCTTTTTAAAAAAATCGACAATGCCCAACTTGTTATATTCAGGGTTTTTTATG
The nucleotide sequence above comes from Flagellimonas sp. HMM57. Encoded proteins:
- a CDS encoding bifunctional riboflavin kinase/FAD synthetase; this encodes METFKGISHFIDNTFQTAVTIGTFDGVHLGHSKILERLINNAKTSGLKATVLTFFPHPRMVLQKDTDIKLLNTLDEKMEKMESLGLDYLIVHPFTKDFSRLSATEFVRDVLVNQLKTKKIIIGYDHRFGRNRNANIQDLMTFGNTLDFEVEEIPAQEIDDVSVSSTKIRNALLEGDIETANSYLNYPYMLTGTIKKGKGLGKQFGFPTANLHIPEAYKLIPKNGVYVAKSTLNNKEYFGMMNIGFNPTVSGTEKSIEINFFDFEGSLYDTKIQVNILHRIRDEHKFDSVEELRKQLKRDRETSLTLISK